Proteins found in one Oncorhynchus mykiss isolate Arlee chromosome 17, USDA_OmykA_1.1, whole genome shotgun sequence genomic segment:
- the si:dkey-33m11.6 gene encoding calcium/calmodulin-dependent protein kinase II inhibitor 2 — protein MSEVLQDKMSHYGNEDDEGHLSFTCRLQDTNNFFSGSQGGKRPPKLGQIGRSKRVVEDENGVDEALKNGTEKTQTEA, from the exons ATGTCGGAAGTACTACAAGACAAAATGAGTCATTATGGAAATGAGGATGACGAGGGACACCTTTCCTTCACCTGTCGCCTCCAAGACACCAACAACTTCTTCAGCGGCTCGCAGGGGGGAAAACGCCCACCCAAACTTGGACAGATAGGCAGAAGCAAACGAG TTGTTGAGGACGAGAACGGCGTTGACGAGGCGCTAAAAAACGGGACAGAGAAAACACAGACAGAGGCTTAA